From the Lepidochelys kempii isolate rLepKem1 chromosome 2, rLepKem1.hap2, whole genome shotgun sequence genome, one window contains:
- the LOC140905936 gene encoding myb/SANT-like DNA-binding domain-containing protein 7, whose translation MQSSSAQVTMMESQNRKRAPAWTEREVRDLIAVWGEESVLSELRSSFQNAKTFVKISQGMKDRGHNRDPKQCRVKLKELRQAYQKTREANSRSGSEPQTCRFYDELHAILGGSATTTPAVLFDSFNGDGGNTEAGFGDEEDDDDEEVVDSSQQASGETGFPDSQELFLTLDLEPVPPEPTQGCLLDPAGGEGTSAACVSMITGSSPSQRLVKLRKKKKTHSR comes from the exons atgcagagctcatcagcacaggtgaccatgatggagtcccagaatcgcaaaagagctccagcatggaccgaacgggaggtacgggatctgatcgctgtttggggagaggaatccgtgctatcagaactccgttccagttttcaaaatgccaaaacctttgtgaaaatctcccagggcatgaaggacagaggccataacagggacccgaagcagtgccgcgtgaaactgaaggagctgaggcaagcctaccagaaaaccagagaggcgaacagccgctctgggtcagagccccaaacatgccgcttctatgatgagctgcatgccattttagggggttcagccaccactaccccagccgtgttgtttgactccttcaatggagatggaggcaatacggaagcaggttttggggacgaagaagatgatgatgatgaggaggttgtagatagctcacagcaagcaagcggagaaaccggttttcccgacagccaggaactgtttctcaccctagacctggagccagtaccccccgaacccacccaaggctgcctcctggacccagcaggcggagaagggacctctg ctgcatgtgtttcaatgatcacaggatcttctccttcccagaggctagtgaagcttagaaagaaaaaaaaaacgcactcgcgatga